A region of the Arachis hypogaea cultivar Tifrunner chromosome 15, arahy.Tifrunner.gnm2.J5K5, whole genome shotgun sequence genome:
TCTTTGCCATGTGAAGTTCACATTTTGCTTTGATATTTATAAGGTAATCTATATATTTAGTTCTATAATTCTTATTTAAAAGTGTTAGGATTAAGTTGGTTAAATTATCTTTTTTCTGTATCATCTCATATCATCTAAATCATGCAGAACATCAACAAAATAAAGAAGGTCAAGTGCCCTGTATTGGTGATACATGTAAGTAATGAACTCTGATACTGTTTTGTCGCTTTTTCGCGTTTGTTTCTATCGGCATTTATAGGAAGTAGTAGACAAAGAAATTACTGTGTATAAGATTTCTTTCACTTTGGAACCTCTGATTCATTGTATAAGGAAAGACAACATGCACTACTCTTGTCGTCCTGCCGGATTTCCTTAGTCGCAAGGAACTTTGAGTAGATAAACTCTAAGTTCTCTCCAAGTTGTGTAGCTTATCTTGTTTTCTATATCCTTGCATTTGTTCATGTTTTATATTGTCTTTGGACTACTGACTAATAATTGTGTGATGTTCCATCATAGGCTATAATTTGATTTCGAAAACTTGAACCTTTTTCTTTGGCAACTTGTTCCCTCTTGATTCAGACTAATTGGTGCAATTGGTTTTTGAACTTCTATAATGCTGCCTCTTTTGGAAATATGCATTTGGAAAACAGGTGGCGCAAACTCGAGTTTGGAGAAAGGGACAGAGACAATGACAAAAACTTATAATCGTTCTTGTCCCTGGCTTGTCACAATTTTTAAGATAATGtctgtatttttaaattttgagagACTCATCTGAGCATACTAATCTATCATATCCAATTATTTTGCTCCTTCAAATGCTACCAACTTCATCTGTATGTGATTGATTGAATGCTAAATTGTTTTCCAGGGTACAGAAGATGATGTTGTCAATTGGCTACATGGTAATGGACTGTGGAAAATGGCGAAGGACACCTACGATCCGTTGTGGATCAAAGGAGGCGGCCACTGCAACTTGGAGCTTTACCCCGATTACATTCGCCACCTATCCAAATTTGTCCAAGAAATGGAGAACATGACAACCGAAAAACGCCTCAAGAAGATTCGTCAGAATAAGAAGCTGCAACCGAAAAACTGTTGTTTGTCTGGTTGTGAATGCTGCAACATTAGTAGTTGTACATGCGAATGTCCGAAATGCTCTAGCTGCGAATGTCCGAAATGCTCTAGCTGCGAATGCCCGAGTTATTCCTTGTCCTTCAACTGTCCTAGGTGCTGTAAACTTAGCTGTGCAAAGTGTTGCCGCCTACCGAAGCTGTCGAATTGTTTCGGACCATGCTTGTGCTGCTGTGGAAAATGCTCAGGTTCTAGTTATAGTATAAGATGCTCAATGCCTAGTTGCTGCTGCTCAACACCAAGTTGCTGTAAGAATTGTTGGTGCTGGAAATGTTGTTTTGGATTTGGAAGACACAGTGGCACAAATGGAAAGCACAATGGCTAAGTGGTGAGAACATAAAAAAGCATGAAGCATGTTCATGATGTATAGGTGCCTAACACTCCCTCCGGATATTATTGTGCTCTGAATGTAAAAACATATGAGGAATTAGGAAAATGCATATCATCCACtgtccccccctttttttttttcttaattgtttTATCTACACTTTTAATTTCTTAAGCTCTTCTATTGGAATTTATAACTCATAAAAACTTTGATGTTTTTAATTCATTTGTCCTGGTGGCTGGTTAATGTTGCATCATGGATCTTTACTCTTTTCTAGCACTTTGTAGCCTCATTATCTACATGTCTAATTAGTGATGAAACTATTAAGAGTTGAGTTCAGCTGGGAAACCTTATTTTTTTGGGCaaactaatttttgaaattacttttattttatattctaaattttcaataaaaaagatgaggtaaaaaatatttttacaataaGGGAAAAATTGGTTAGTGTTAcctaattcaaaattattttagttttgtaGTTAAGTTGTTAACACAATGAGAATATAACTATCAATCTAACCCAAACTTGGGTTGGAAATTGTGTCGCCAATTCAGATATTGATTTTAACCAATTTAGGTTGATTGAGTAGTTAGTTCATTTGTCAACTTAAATAAGTGTCGCAAGTTTAGGTGTTCGCGGATCAGATTAGATCTAAATTCATACTTTATATGTTTAAATTTGGGAtatattcacaaaataaaaaaaaattaaaaaaaacttatttctATAAAAAGTCAATAAAACTCCCTTttcattcttttaaatatgtttactcttaaagtaCTATTAAACCAATTTttcttgaataataaaaataaaataacaataacatatataaataataattaattgaaataaagtataaatacaatatatatattatttatttatttattatttggtgCAAATCTACAAATATAGATGTGATATCCACCATACAATCAGATTATCTTGTATATCTAATTATATCCGTAAATTACGGATTAGATATAAATAAATACTACAGATTTACAGATATGATTTGATCTATCAATATCTCTAATCTCATTTGCCACTTGGTTTAGGCCTCGGCTGCATTTTGTTCACTTCTTAAAAAATTATtcgatatttttgtatttctttgCCTTTTTTGGTCGTGCAGTTTTTTATCAGTTTTATGTTTTTGTTTATAACTGTGACCATAGGCCCAGCATTTCATCCAAAACTATGAGAAGGCAGTTAGACTTATTAGCCCATTTGTCACAGCAAATGAGCGTCAAAAGGTCATAACCCACATTTGCTTATAGtgaacttaaataaataaaaatggatttggatcttctaaaatttgaattttactttagagagtaaaatatgatttctcaccattgattttataggtgagaccaaaataaatataaaagagaaactattcaatgatagaagatcacactttactctctaaagtgaaattcaaattttagaagatccaaatccaaTCAAAATATGTGTGAATTGCccagaaaagaaaaatcaactcCAAGAAAACGGAACCAGGAAAAAAGAAATGATATAAATAGTAGTCATGATCCAGTATACGAATTCAAGAAATTTCGTTTTAGGATAATCAcgtagttttttaaaattatttacattTACTATAATATTGCTTGACATTAGAAGATTTGTAACCCGTAatgttagaaaaacaaaaaaaactttttttatttaacatttattaattatcacCAAACATTTTCGATTTGTAAGTTGTAACAATAACATAAAGTAAATTATGAAATACTCTACTCGCAAATGTGGTTGATGCATGAACAAAATAAGTTTATAATAAATAGAGTTGTGTAAGTAACACATAGCAGCATACGATAAGCTTTCAAGTTTGTCATGATTTCTATTTTAAACATTATATGAAACAATTTGATTGGTCAATTTTATACTAATCTTAGTTTCACCTTTTCAACTTTTATCAGGTTTTATATTCCATAATCTTGCATGTTCCAATGGAATGTGATACACGAAATACATACCAAGAAGTAAAAAACCATGCCATGagcttaattaattaatgagtTGATATCTCATACAAAtgttcattaattaaaaaaaagatataatcgTTAGTGTTTAGCATGTGATGTAGGTGTAGGAGTCATGGTCAGCATTCCCTACACGCCAAGAAGTGAATGCACATTCACACCACTACTTGAAGTTAGAGTCACATTGAAGTTGGAGGCTCctattttgttctatttttacATTTCATCATTCCACCAAGAAATTAAAGATACCCAAACGCAAACAACTTGATTGCATAGTTGCCTTTTTGTGTTTAAAGCCAACAACTAACACCCTTCACACAATGGGCATGGCAAATAATACAACATGAATTATTTCAATTGTAAggttgaattaaattgaattgtttTAGACCTTTGACTTTTAGATATGGACGGAGGGTGGGGTTTCAAATCATGGGTATGTATGTTTCTAGCGGACCTACCtcacattaattttaatttttttttaggtgTCTCACTAGATCTTGAATGGGACAAGAATTAATTCGTCGCAGATGTTTAAAGGTCTGCTACTagccaataaattattacatgcaTAAGACAAGATTTAAATTTCTACACTTGTTTAAACGGACGAATGAGTTAATAACTCGACCAACAACCAAAGTGGTtcacattaattttaatttaattctatcaaaacaacaataataaagtaGTACTCAGAATGTTCTGCTGtcccttttttatttgtttctgttGGGGTCATTGGCTTTAATCATGAACAAAAAGAAGCAGATCTTGACATGGACAATACAAATTGATGTttaatcaaaaacaaaatctaTGGAAGAAtagaaattttataataatagaaATGAGCTTCTAgtgcatttatatatataatatgaatgTGTTtacaaatattctttttatatgtGGTATGGTATCTATGAAGAGAGAAGGAAGCTCAAACTTGCTGTCTCTTTTTAACTGGCCATcacaaatttttcaatcaaatttattctaataatgaTTTTcaatatcattaaaaaaaaattctagaatATTTCAGTAGATATATACCCCCTTGATAATTTCATTTTTTCTacaaataattaattgatttatcttcaatggtttaaaaaaaatatcatctttctataataaaaatgaattaaatctATTCACAGTATacagaagagaaaaaaaagaaagatcacTCTGTATATAAACAGTtgtttagaagttttaatttaatccattaataataataataataatgatgtaaAGCAATGATAAtgccattaaaatttttttaaaaaggcaTACAAATTCCTAAAACTTATATTAGCGaagaaagtcaaattaaaaactcaaatcctaaattataCTGATTTAAcgctttcaaattaaaaaataaaaagtagttCCCTCATACATttgctatatatttttttaattaaaacgctattaattaaattaatagcaTGTAATACTAATAATTTGGTGGTGTGGTATCACTTTTGACATGGGATGGACGTGGGAAGAGTAAGATCTCAGAATCCAACCGTTTGTGATGAGATAACATTTAATTTGGTGTATGAATTCAtcagtaaattttaatttagtctctaaaattttaattatttttattcagttTATCAATTTTACAAATACAATTTATATTAGTCTCTAAAatcatttttaacatataagctTTAATAGAATATTGACGTGGACAATTTTAAACGCGATAAacgatattatttttgtttaggtACTTAAATAGTTCAAAAACATTGTaagtaatatttattaaaatttgactacAAACAAGTGATACGAAGATAATTTTTAgattagttaaattttaaaattaaaataatattattttataacttttataataGTATTTGATTGTACATTTTATTAATGTTTATGtgccaaaaattattttaaaaattaatatgagtgatatttataaaatttaaagactaaataaaaatataaattttaaatattaaattaaaattaatatataaattcagagaataaattaaatattaactcgTTTGTATTTTGTAATGTACATAAAGGAATGAATCGGAGGAAACGACATGAATATTGTGATACGTCGTCGTTTGAAAGCAGGGCACCGATGAAGGCTTTTGTGTTCTTGGATGCCAATAATTGCGGCGACGCACAAGCAGCCCATTGCGGTCAGATGTGGCTCCCACACGCTAAATTTATGGGCCCACAACTTCGGTTTCACACTTTTACAGCTCTCACGTGATGACGCACGTGTGTCAAATTTGCGCCTCTAAGCTATAGTGTGCAGCTGAGAGACATACTGAAACTGGAAGTAACAAATCATACTGCCATCTAATATTATGTATTGGATGTTAAAATTTGGTAAATTATAGTAAGTAGAAACCTTTTAAGTGTTAGGCGTGGGAATATATAATATGAATGAAATTGTGATGTAATACTTATAATTAGAAGTTGTCCAATTTattctataacaacaaaaattataGTGTATAAGTATATAATTATTGAAATCAATTGacaattaatttagtcaaattattaaATCATTAAGTTAGTGGTTTAAGGGtctgtttaaaaaattttagaagtaatttttttttaatttttgacttataaaaaatagtaatattaatgtttggtacaatttttgaaatcaaattgcaactttctaaaaaactatttagaagcttatagaaaagttaaaaaaaaatgacttctctcataatacttctacttttcatcacatttctataaaataagcactcttagaattaaaaatccaaacacaaaataacttatttataagttacttttaacagaattatttattgtttaaattattttgtcaaaaggagtttaattaagttggttaccCAAACTGCGCCTAACTAGTTAATCATTAATTGAGtaaacaataattaaataaaaatataagattttactaaaattaaaattgataaaatGAATTATAAGGTTATCACACGTTGCTGAGTAGTGGTTTACAAAATATAGAGTATGATCCTAACAACTATATCGAGCTTAACTAACTAACTTGACATAGAAGTAAAAGGATCTATTATAGCACAAGATTTTGTTTTGGCTTGATTAAGTTCTTCAGTTACACCACAAGAAAAACGCAGAATATTGTTGAATTTAATATCTCGAGTTACCAGATTTTCTTTCTCTATGTAGCTTAGTCCCTTTCGTCGCCGCTTTAGACATTGCCGCCGTTCTAGCACCATCGCCACTCTAAATTAAGATGCATCCTCACTCTCTATCTTCATAGcatctattttaaaattaaaaaatagaattttttaattgTTAGTGTGTTATTATCTGTTAGTTTATTATTCTAttagtgttagaaatttaattaatgAGAGTTGTGACTGTTAAATAATTCTGAGTTAGGGTTTTGGAATTTATGATTTAGGGTCGGGTTACTTTTTGATCATGTTAATTTAGTGTTAAGTTAATTTGGGAAGAATGTTAACAAGAAATTCCCCTTTTCATTGTTTTTATAGCTACTTTGCCACGGTTGAAGTGTTTTATTTTGGATATAATTTATTGTATTCATGTCTGAATTTTTTTTCACTCAAATTAATTTACAATAAGTTAATTTGTGCTACTTTTAATGGTTATCGAGCTTGCACTCATCCAAGCCTGATTCAAATATTTCAGGACAATGAGGATAATGCTATAGTTTCATTGCTTAGTAAATGGGAATTGTGTTTCATTTTTTATTGACAATCCGATTCTATCttgataataaattatttttttcttctaaattttatcttttttctagTGTTATAATCTGAAAGGTGCGTGCCATTTACTGAATTTCAGCACTTATACAAATGTTGAGACACATTTTAAATTTTACGATTTCAACTAcagatgaaagaaaaaaaaataaaaaaatatagtaacAGTAACTTTATCATGGATTGGATATTCTGTTTTCATGTTATGGATTTTTTTCATTGTGGTAAAAGGCAGACTTTCATCGAATCTTCTTACATTGTTCAGTCATCATCTTCTACTTTGACTATTATATGGACTTTATGATGTGACAAGCGAGTTTAGTGGACCAACAATTCATCATGGTGTATGTGTCTCCTTCTGCTACACTCTTTGTAGATGCAGcgacaagagagagagagagagcctgCAGGGTGATTCTTCCAATGTCTCCCAGCAGGATTTTTCTGTACGACTGCCTATCATCCTACTAAGAATTTGGCCCGATGGCATGCAACTGTGAGtatatattgtattttaatcttacGTAGTCTAATGTTAGATTTTTTCTATGAGTTTTTTAATGTAAGGTTTTTTCTCTGCTAGGTTTGCACCAAACCCTAATTCTTGCACACAGGAGATATCTGACGTCATTAAGTCGATGTACGACCACCTGTGGTCGACCTACACTCAGATTCTAGTTGAGATTAGAGATTGATGGTTTTAGAAGTGGGCGGTAAGAACCCAATGATGTTGAATTAATTAATTGTATTTCAATTGCGGGTTCTAGTGGTAATGCTGCTGGTGGAGCACCGACGATAGCACCTACTCCGCCGCTTCAGCAGGGAGACCACGACGCCAACGACGATGACGATTATCATGATCTGTAGGAGTTAggattttatgtatttttgtttgtttacttcATTGTACTCTACTTCTGTGACATTTTATTGTATtcatactatttatttttaataaaataatttgttgatttaTGGTAATTTTAGATTTctgataataattttattaacaagagttttaatttaattttctgttagttgTAGTTAAACTGtgcccaaaaaaaataaaaatactatcgTAGAATTTGTTGTCGGATTAATTTGACGGTAATCATCAATTCAGTCTCGATAAATTCATTGAAGATTTTTCTTCCCGTAATTAGCATCGGACGAAAAAATTTGTCGATAAAAAATTTTCGACACCATTTACATTGTTAACTCTAAGACGACGATAAATTCGACGATAATCAACATTTTTTTTCGTAGTTTTCCATTAGTCTCTAGACTCAAATGTCAATGTTTTCAtgtcaaaatttaatttgtatgaAATACTGTTAAATTAATATCCAAAGAGAATTTAAGCTTCAATTTATTTATAGaaattctattaaaattaaagatatttaattcgaattttagcaacccattttctGTAAAATTGGTCATTTGAACTAGTTCGTTGATCTTGATCAATGGAGAagatttctatttattattattattattattattattattattattattattattattattattagacatAACCCATAATCCtggataaataatttatttaatacaacGACAATAAAATCtttgttaatttatatatattaataattaaaagataaaaaacaacTTAATAATAATCAGTGTGTATGGATCAATAAAATCTTTACTAGTATGTTATAACATTTATCCAGTGTTTTGTTTTcgatttgaaataagataagacagTAACACGTAGTTAATTTGTTGGATAACAGATCTTTTTGATAGTTTCTTACTTTCTCATTTCTATAAATAAGAATTTCACACACATTTTTTGTCTATGTATAGAATATTCTGTGTGTTTAACCACTGTTTAGTATTTTTCCAACCTCATCCCAAATTGGGCTTTGGAATAGTTTTCTTCTGCTGGCATCACACATATTCGAGTCATATATATTACAAAGTGCTACATTCAACATTCATCCAAGAATTCTTAAATATCATCATCCAATAAGATCAGAGCTCTTCAAATTTGTCTTGAATAGGGAGAGAATTCGAAACATCATTATGGTAGAAATGTATAACTTGTTCCTTTCATTATGTTTGGTTGCCATGATACCAATCTTGAAAGCTAATATCTTAGAGAATACAACATACCTGAATGATTTTGATGAGGAATATTGGAAGGAAAGAGCAGCAATTGCTGAAAAAGATAACAGAGAAGCATATTTCTTAAATCCATACGAGATTTCTGGCAACTTCAGTTCTACTGTTTTAGAGTGAGCATTctcaaactatatatatattattacataTTTAATTTCATAGGAACAAATTTTAGCATAAATACAAgttttttatatgataattaagtgtttttttttcttttttcttgaaaaTACAGAGACATAGTTG
Encoded here:
- the LOC112747445 gene encoding uncharacterized protein; its protein translation is MGCMVSQLASKFAFFPPSPPTYHLKNRDNDGKLTVVSTAAPIPHADDTNLDVLLVDTKHGNKIVAFYLKNPYARLTLLYSHGNAADLGQLYDLFVQLKVNLRVNLMGYDYSGYGASTGKPSESSTYADIEAIYECLETEYGVSQEDVILYGQSVGSGPTLHLAAKLPRLRGVVLHSGILSGLRVLCHVKFTFCFDIYKNINKIKKVKCPVLVIHGTEDDVVNWLHGNGLWKMAKDTYDPLWIKGGGHCNLELYPDYIRHLSKFVQEMENMTTEKRLKKIRQNKKLQPKNCCLSGCECCNISSCTCECPKCSSCECPKCSSCECPSYSLSFNCPRCCKLSCAKCCRLPKLSNCFGPCLCCCGKCSGSSYSIRCSMPSCCCSTPSCCKNCWCWKCCFGFGRHSGTNGKHNG